Part of the Halopseudomonas maritima genome, TGTGGCACTGTAGCAGAAAGCACAAACAAAACGCCCGGCTCAAGGCCGGGCGTTGTAACCGCATACTGTGCGCTTACTCGTCGAGGAAGCTGCGCAGGTGATCGCTGCGGGTGGGGTGGCGCAGCTTGCGCAGCGCCTTGGCTTCGATTTGACGAATCCGCTCACGGGTAACATCGAACTGCTTACCAACCTCTTCCAGCGTGTGGTCGGTGTTCATGTCGATGCCAAAGCGCATACGCAGGACCTTGGCTTCACGGGCTGTGAGGCCGGACAGGACATCGCGTGTCGCTTCCTTGAGGTTTTCCACGGTGGCCGAGTCGATCGGCGATTCCATGGTGCCGTCTTCGATAAAGTCGCCCAGATGCGAGTCTTCATCGTCACCGATGGGGGTTTCCATCGAGATCGGTTCCTTGGCGATCTTCAATACCTTGCGGATCTTGTCCTCAGGCATTTCCATGCGCTCGCCCAGCTCTTCCGGGGTCGGCTCGCGACCCATCTCCTGCAGCATCTGGCGGGAGATACGGTTGAGCTTGTTGATCGTCTCGATCATGTGCACCGGAATACGGATGGTGCGCGCCTGGTCGGCAATCGAGCGGGTGATCGCCTGACGGATCCACCAGGTAGCATAGGTCGAGAACTTGTAGCCGCGACGGTATTCGAACTTGTCCACGGCCTTCATCAGACCGATGTTGCCTTCCTGGATCAGGTCAAGGAACTGCAGGCCACGGTTGGTGTACTTCTTGGCGATGGAGATAACCAGACGCAGGTTAGCCTCGACCATTTCCTTTTTGGCGCGGCGGGCACGGGCTTCACCGATGGACATGCGGCGGTTGATGTCCTTGATCTCGGAGATGGTCAGACGAGACGCTTCTTCCAGCTCGGCCAGCTTCTTCTGCGCGCGCAGGATGTCGCCCTTGAGTGCTTCGAGACCTTCGCTGTAACGCGGCTTGTCGGCCAGCAGTTCGTCCACCCAACCTTCGTTGATTTCGTTGCCGGGGAAGCTGCGCAGGAAATCGGCACGCGGCATACGGGCATCGCGCACACACAACTGCATGATGGCACGTTCTTGCTGGCGGACCTGATCCTGGGCGCCACGCACGCGGGTCACCAGCGCTTCGTATTGCTTGGGAATCAGCTTGATCGGCATGAACAGGGTCGCCAGGGCTTCCTGCTCGGCAACCACTTTGGGGTTGTTGCGCGGGTGCTTCTTCAGCACCTTGTGCAGCTTCTGCAGTTGCTCTTCGATCGCGCCAAAACGCAGACGGGCTACTTCCGGGTCCGGGCCGCCGTCGCCTTCGTTGTCGTCATCGCTGTCATCGTCGCTGTCGTCTTCATCCTCGTCGTCGTCCTCGGACTTTTTCTGGTCCTTGGCTTTGGCGGCGGGGATTTCGGCGTTGTCGGTGCCGGACATGCCATCGTCATCGGGGTCGATATAACCGCTGAAGATATCCGACAGACGGCCACCTTCTTCGACCACGCGAGCGTAGTCGGCGAGGATGTCGTCGACCGTGCCGGGGAACATGGAGATAGCGGCCATGACCTCGCGAATGCCTTCCTCGATGCGTTTGGCGATTTCGATCTCGCCTTCGCGGGTCAGCAGTTCGACGGTACCCATCTCACGCATGTACATGCGCACCGGGTCAGTGGTGCGGCCGATGTCGGTTTCAACGGCGGCGAGGGCGGCAGCGGCCTCTTCGGCAGCAGCTTCGTCGGCGTCATTGTCAGCCAGCAACAGCGCATCGGCGTCAGGTGCTGCTTCGAACACCGTGATGCCCATGTCGTTGATCATGCGGATAATGTCTTCCACCTGCTCCGGATCGGAGATATCCTCGGGCAGGTGATCGTTGACCTCCGCATAGGTCAGATAGCCCTGTTCGCGACCACGCGCGATGAGCTCTTTGAGACGGGATTGCTGTTGCGCTTTTCCGGACATAACAACCCTTGTGGATGCCTTGGTGTGCAAAAAAGTAAGCTGCGGATTATACCCTGATTTCAGCTGCCGACGCCACTTGAAGAGGCTGTCAGCTGTCGCCTTTCGCCATGTTGCGGCTGTTCAGAAGGTCCCGTAGCTGTTGCTTTTCCTCGTTGCTGAGCGGTTCTTGGACCGATTTGTCGAGGAGCTGTTCGATGCGTCGCTCGGATTGTCGAGCGGATAATCTGTTAATGGTGTCGAAAAACTGTTGTTCAAGGTTGGCGCTGGGAATATTCAGCAGCCACTCCTGTTCCGCCAGGCGGTTCAGCTGCTCGCCGAGGGCGGTGCCGTGCCAGCGCGCCAGTAGCTCAATTGTAGTCAGCCCTGGCTGTTTCTGCGCTGCCTCGATCAGTGCAACCAATAGTCGCGCTTCGTCTTCGTTCTCATCTGCCAGCTGATTGGCCTGCTGCACGTGCGCCGCC contains:
- the rpoD gene encoding RNA polymerase sigma factor RpoD, with translation MSGKAQQQSRLKELIARGREQGYLTYAEVNDHLPEDISDPEQVEDIIRMINDMGITVFEAAPDADALLLADNDADEAAAEEAAAALAAVETDIGRTTDPVRMYMREMGTVELLTREGEIEIAKRIEEGIREVMAAISMFPGTVDDILADYARVVEEGGRLSDIFSGYIDPDDDGMSGTDNAEIPAAKAKDQKKSEDDDEDEDDSDDDSDDDNEGDGGPDPEVARLRFGAIEEQLQKLHKVLKKHPRNNPKVVAEQEALATLFMPIKLIPKQYEALVTRVRGAQDQVRQQERAIMQLCVRDARMPRADFLRSFPGNEINEGWVDELLADKPRYSEGLEALKGDILRAQKKLAELEEASRLTISEIKDINRRMSIGEARARRAKKEMVEANLRLVISIAKKYTNRGLQFLDLIQEGNIGLMKAVDKFEYRRGYKFSTYATWWIRQAITRSIADQARTIRIPVHMIETINKLNRISRQMLQEMGREPTPEELGERMEMPEDKIRKVLKIAKEPISMETPIGDDEDSHLGDFIEDGTMESPIDSATVENLKEATRDVLSGLTAREAKVLRMRFGIDMNTDHTLEEVGKQFDVTRERIRQIEAKALRKLRHPTRSDHLRSFLDE